In one window of Acipenser ruthenus unplaced genomic scaffold, fAciRut3.2 maternal haplotype, whole genome shotgun sequence DNA:
- the LOC131734981 gene encoding delta-like protein A, whose protein sequence is MPKHRGMKPPMSVVLDLCSSNPCQQESLCQSTEGGFLCACPEGYEGKDCMSLKDPCHGAHCQGSRGTLYLIIILLSVLAVLVISLCVFLIVRHRRRKDCQRSPPDESINNQREYINLIRNLPKPEEIELALPPPTSAPLPEKKLLMQCPEVPKVDISNLEREKLNHFHCPDWEELEV, encoded by the exons atgccgaagcaccgaggcatgaAGCCACCGATGTCG GTGGTGCTGGACCTGTGCAGTTCCAACCCTTGCCAGCAGGAGTCGCTGTGCCAGAGCACCGAGGGTGGCTTTCTGTGTGCCTGTCCCGAGGGCTACGAAGGCAAGGACTGCATGAGCCTGAAGGACCCCTGCCATGGAGCGCACTGCCAAG GCTCCAGGGGCACCCTGTATCTGATCATCATCCTGCTGTCAGTGCTAGCAGTCCTGGTCATCTCTCTCTGCGTCTTTCTGATCGTCCGTCATCGCCGGAGAAAGGACTGTCAGCGCAGCCCGCCCGACGAGAGCATCAACAACCAGCGCGAGTACATCAACCTGATCAGGAACCTGCCCAAACCCGAGGAGATCGAGCTAGCCCTGCCACCACCCACCTCCGCACCCCTCCCCGAGAAGAAGCTCCTGATGCAGTGCCCCGAGGTGCCCAAAGTGGATATCTCCAACCTGGAGCGTGAGAAACTCAACCACTTCCACTGCCCGGACTGGGAGGAGCTGGAGGTGTGA